A window of Haliscomenobacter hydrossis DSM 1100 contains these coding sequences:
- a CDS encoding BatD family protein has product MQKLILFSLALLFSTAMMAQKNATFTVKVSSDSILLGNDVKVSFTLENGEGRNFEAPKFEPHFMVVSGPNTFSSVSMSNGEINQTVEYSFYIQPKETGSFFIPIASIDVNGKTLETKPLEVQVWPNPEGIKIDPRAVEGQDDFFGLDRNFPSFRDFPSLRDFPSLRDFQFPGAEPAPKPGEEPKKKRKTYKL; this is encoded by the coding sequence ATGCAAAAGCTGATCTTGTTCTCCCTCGCACTGCTGTTCAGCACTGCAATGATGGCCCAGAAGAATGCTACCTTTACCGTGAAGGTAAGCAGCGACTCGATCCTTTTGGGCAATGATGTCAAGGTGAGTTTCACTTTGGAAAATGGCGAAGGGCGCAATTTTGAAGCCCCCAAATTCGAGCCACATTTCATGGTAGTCAGCGGGCCCAATACTTTCTCCAGTGTCTCGATGTCCAATGGGGAAATCAACCAAACCGTTGAATACAGTTTTTACATTCAACCCAAAGAAACCGGGTCTTTTTTCATTCCCATAGCGTCCATCGATGTCAATGGAAAAACCCTGGAAACCAAACCTTTGGAAGTGCAGGTATGGCCAAATCCAGAGGGCATTAAAATAGACCCTCGGGCCGTGGAAGGACAAGATGATTTTTTTGGTTTAGACCGCAATTTTCCCTCGTTCCGCGATTTTCCTTCTTTGCGTGATTTTCCTTCTTTGCGTGATTTCCAGTTTCCCGGAGCAGAACCAGCACCAAAACCCGGTGAAGAACCCAAGAAAAAACGCAAAACGTACAAGCTATAA
- a CDS encoding VWA domain-containing protein produces MFRFEHPVYLYALALLPILILLMVGASYARKKALARMGNPELIQRLMPDRSPERLRSKNILFLIGLFFIAIALANPQWGTKTQAVRRQSIDIIFALDISQSMLCQDIAPSRLIQGQRLCQQLIEKLSGNRLGVILFAGEAYMQVPLTTDYEAVSLLLQSANPDMISSQGTSIGEALAIAQTNTSKSNGNRVVLVITDGEDHEARAEAQARQAARAGMKIFTIGIGSEEGGFVPFMDENGMADYKRDISGKPVLSKLNAGVLRKLATLGGGSFFRLSAEPDVLVDALLDKLDKVEKREYEQRVVSEYRSHFQLFLLIGLVFLLGEFLMHYRQREKTTSKSILFKKE; encoded by the coding sequence ATGTTTCGTTTTGAGCACCCGGTTTATTTGTACGCATTGGCCTTGCTGCCCATCCTGATTTTGCTGATGGTGGGGGCCTCCTATGCACGCAAAAAAGCCTTGGCGCGCATGGGTAACCCTGAGCTGATTCAACGACTGATGCCCGACCGATCGCCGGAAAGACTACGCAGCAAAAACATCCTGTTCCTCATTGGCTTGTTTTTCATCGCCATCGCCCTGGCCAATCCACAATGGGGAACCAAAACCCAGGCCGTTCGGCGGCAAAGCATTGACATCATTTTTGCCCTGGATATTTCGCAGAGTATGTTGTGCCAGGACATTGCCCCCAGTCGACTGATTCAGGGGCAGCGCTTGTGCCAGCAGTTGATTGAAAAATTGAGCGGAAACCGTTTGGGCGTGATTCTTTTTGCAGGCGAAGCGTATATGCAAGTGCCACTCACCACCGATTACGAAGCCGTGAGCCTCTTGCTGCAAAGTGCCAATCCCGACATGATCAGTAGCCAAGGCACCTCGATTGGTGAGGCCTTGGCCATTGCACAAACAAATACCAGCAAAAGCAACGGTAACCGGGTGGTATTGGTCATTACCGATGGCGAAGACCACGAAGCCCGGGCAGAAGCCCAAGCACGCCAGGCTGCCCGCGCAGGGATGAAAATTTTCACCATCGGCATTGGTAGTGAAGAGGGTGGTTTTGTGCCCTTCATGGATGAGAATGGCATGGCCGATTACAAACGCGACATCAGTGGTAAACCCGTATTGTCCAAGTTAAACGCAGGGGTATTGCGCAAACTGGCAACCTTGGGTGGTGGCAGTTTTTTTCGCTTGAGTGCAGAGCCTGATGTCTTGGTAGATGCCTTGCTTGACAAATTGGACAAGGTAGAAAAACGAGAGTACGAACAACGGGTTGTATCAGAATACCGCAGCCATTTTCAGCTTTTTTTGCTCATTGGTCTTGTTTTTTTGCTGGGCGAGTTTTTGATGCATTATCGCCAACGCGAAAAAACTACATCCAAGAGTATCTTGTTTAAAAAAGAGTAA
- a CDS encoding vWA domain-containing protein, with protein MKFLHPYFLLLLLLLPILARWYWQQQKQRHAAVTLPSLQGIAGVETIKAKLRRWLPIFRALGFAALVIALARPQLVLKEEKIKANGIDIMLSMDLSSSMLAQDFEPNRLEVSKKMAIEFVKGRPHDRIGLVVFAGEAFTQCPLTTDHKILETFLEQLECGNLEDGTAIGMGLAGAVNRLKKSPAKSKVIILLTDGVNNVGYFKPLTAGELAKELGIKVYSIGVGTIGEALTPVSRLSDGSFFLDYAQVEIDEELLREIARMTGGQYFRAKNNQDLRQIYNTIDRLEKTEIQVTRIKKYSEEFHRWVFLGLIFLLAEFVLRQTWLRSLP; from the coding sequence ATGAAATTTCTACATCCTTATTTCTTATTGCTGCTTTTGTTGCTGCCCATCCTGGCCCGATGGTATTGGCAACAACAAAAGCAAAGGCACGCCGCAGTGACCCTGCCGAGCCTGCAAGGGATCGCCGGAGTAGAAACAATAAAAGCAAAGCTGCGCCGCTGGTTGCCAATCTTTCGTGCCTTGGGATTTGCGGCCCTGGTGATTGCCCTGGCACGCCCCCAACTGGTGCTCAAAGAGGAAAAAATCAAGGCCAACGGCATCGACATCATGCTGTCGATGGACTTGTCGAGTAGTATGCTGGCCCAGGATTTTGAACCCAATCGCCTGGAGGTCAGCAAAAAAATGGCCATTGAGTTCGTTAAGGGGCGACCACACGACCGCATTGGCCTGGTGGTTTTTGCCGGAGAAGCTTTTACCCAATGCCCGCTGACAACCGACCACAAGATTCTGGAAACCTTCCTGGAACAACTCGAATGTGGCAACCTGGAAGATGGTACTGCCATCGGGATGGGGCTGGCCGGAGCGGTCAACCGCTTGAAAAAAAGCCCCGCCAAAAGTAAAGTCATCATTTTGCTCACCGACGGGGTCAACAACGTGGGCTATTTCAAACCCCTCACGGCGGGTGAATTGGCCAAAGAATTGGGCATCAAAGTGTATTCCATTGGCGTTGGAACCATTGGCGAAGCCCTCACTCCGGTGAGCCGCCTCAGCGATGGCAGTTTCTTTTTGGACTATGCCCAGGTGGAAATTGATGAGGAACTCTTGCGCGAAATCGCCCGCATGACTGGTGGACAATATTTTCGGGCCAAAAACAACCAGGATTTGCGGCAAATTTACAATACCATCGACCGCTTGGAAAAAACCGAAATCCAGGTAACCCGCATCAAAAAATACAGCGAGGAGTTTCATCGTTGGGTATTTTTAGGATTGATCTTTTTACTTGCCGAGTTTGTTTTGCGACAAACCTGGCTGAGGAGTTTGCCATAA
- a CDS encoding tetratricopeptide repeat protein translates to MKTMRNVFSILMLGLGILEAQSLAAQTAHSLLRRGDKEYLEKQYADSESNYRKALERKNSPKGQYNLGNAIYQQKRYQEAITRYENAAKKATTPSDKAAAYHNLGNTHFQLNDLEKSVASYKQALRLNPADKETKFNLALAQQRKKQEEQKKQRSSSEEQKQNQNQPPPQSNQGQKPNQDPQQGKNPQQNQGQPQDQQQKQAPPPNLSQKEAENLLKIMDEEERKVQGKMKKAQGKPKSGKDW, encoded by the coding sequence ATGAAAACGATGCGCAATGTTTTTTCTATCTTGATGTTGGGCTTAGGGATACTCGAAGCCCAAAGTCTGGCTGCCCAAACGGCTCACTCCTTGCTGCGTCGAGGAGATAAGGAATACCTGGAAAAACAATACGCCGACTCGGAAAGTAATTACCGTAAAGCGCTGGAGCGCAAAAATAGCCCCAAAGGACAGTACAACCTGGGCAACGCCATCTACCAACAAAAGCGCTACCAGGAAGCCATTACCCGTTATGAAAATGCCGCCAAAAAAGCCACGACGCCCAGTGACAAAGCGGCAGCTTACCACAACCTGGGCAATACCCATTTTCAGTTGAACGATTTGGAAAAAAGTGTTGCTTCCTACAAACAAGCCTTGCGATTGAACCCCGCCGATAAAGAAACCAAGTTCAACCTCGCACTGGCGCAACAACGCAAAAAACAAGAAGAACAAAAAAAGCAACGTTCTTCCAGTGAGGAGCAAAAACAAAACCAGAATCAACCCCCACCGCAGTCTAACCAGGGACAAAAACCCAACCAGGATCCCCAGCAAGGAAAAAATCCCCAGCAAAATCAAGGTCAACCCCAAGACCAACAACAGAAACAAGCACCGCCCCCCAACCTCAGCCAAAAAGAAGCCGAAAACCTGCTGAAAATTATGGATGAGGAGGAACGAAAGGTACAGGGGAAAATGAAAAAAGCTCAAGGAAAACCAAAATCAGGGAAAGACTGGTAA
- a CDS encoding SCP2 sterol-binding domain-containing protein: MTLDAITEQFKTLASKAPSIGKTLKFAFDEGTVFVDLSGDTPNISNEDKDADCTIITSVETLMKLRSGDLNPMMAVMSGKVKIKGDMGVAMKLQSLFS; the protein is encoded by the coding sequence ATGACGCTCGACGCAATTACCGAACAATTCAAAACACTGGCCAGCAAGGCTCCTTCCATTGGCAAAACCCTCAAATTCGCTTTTGATGAAGGCACTGTTTTTGTAGACCTCAGTGGCGATACCCCAAACATAAGCAACGAAGACAAAGACGCAGATTGCACCATTATCACCAGCGTGGAAACCCTGATGAAGCTACGCAGTGGTGACCTGAATCCCATGATGGCGGTAATGAGTGGCAAGGTAAAGATCAAAGGAGACATGGGCGTGGCGATGAAGTTGCAGTCCTTGTTTAGTTGA
- a CDS encoding BatD family protein encodes MSPLRPFFIIFGLLFCANLSWAQRDKPDFRAFADAKQVLEGSFFEVTFALSNAEGTNFKAPTFGTAFTLVSGPSRSASTTIVNGRMSSEMAFSYALQAKKIGTYSFGPATVEVNGKILRSNSVTVEVVKNENVGRTGKTQKGEDLFVKAILNAREAYLGQQVRLDYKVYTRVDLENFNFVEESDYVGFYVEEIQHPDSRMEEEIVAGVRYNTRILRSIALYPQKVGQLNIDAATLQVAVVDGGNPDPLTGLTFGAEIRRVPLRTEAVALLVKPLPPNPPASFSGGVGIFNMNSAINRTEVTTDDALTLRLTLTGDGDMKRVRAPNLNLGENFEVYDPRTLDEEASETGGLRVSRKTVEYLIMPKKAGQYTIQPEFSFFNSESKQYETLKDYSYQLRIRKGSGKGISSRRDGLEGLGDLRPLKSITHLSKGNAPLFNNPLFWFIALAPFLAWSGTWAYQYLRAFGKERRDQMRLQKSARKVALNHLNHAEQHLQAKQSRDFYDAVSKAILGYLGDKLNIPKADWSKEKISAGMAQLNVQPELVERLQKLLQNCEMALFAGQANATAMQETYTNALEILTAVEDNN; translated from the coding sequence ATGAGCCCGTTAAGACCTTTTTTTATCATTTTTGGATTGCTCTTTTGTGCCAACCTGTCCTGGGCTCAGCGCGACAAACCTGATTTTCGCGCCTTCGCAGATGCCAAACAAGTGCTCGAAGGGAGTTTCTTCGAGGTAACTTTTGCCTTGAGCAACGCCGAAGGCACCAATTTTAAAGCCCCTACTTTTGGCACGGCCTTTACCCTGGTATCCGGCCCTTCGCGCAGCGCCAGCACGACCATTGTCAACGGACGGATGTCGAGCGAAATGGCTTTTTCTTATGCGCTGCAAGCTAAAAAAATTGGAACGTATAGTTTTGGACCCGCCACTGTCGAGGTAAATGGCAAAATCCTGCGCAGCAACAGCGTGACCGTAGAGGTGGTAAAAAATGAAAATGTAGGCCGTACAGGCAAAACCCAAAAAGGAGAAGACCTATTTGTCAAAGCCATCCTCAATGCCCGCGAAGCTTATCTGGGGCAACAAGTTCGACTCGATTATAAAGTCTACACCCGGGTTGATTTGGAAAATTTCAACTTCGTGGAAGAGTCCGATTACGTGGGTTTTTATGTGGAAGAAATTCAGCACCCCGACTCCCGGATGGAGGAGGAAATTGTAGCCGGAGTGCGCTACAATACCCGCATTTTGCGCAGTATTGCCCTGTATCCCCAAAAAGTAGGCCAGCTCAACATCGATGCGGCTACTTTGCAAGTGGCAGTTGTTGACGGAGGCAACCCCGATCCTTTGACTGGATTGACTTTTGGTGCCGAAATTCGCCGGGTTCCGCTGCGCACTGAAGCCGTTGCTCTTTTGGTAAAGCCGCTGCCCCCCAACCCTCCGGCCAGTTTCAGTGGCGGTGTAGGGATTTTCAACATGAACAGCGCCATCAACCGCACCGAAGTCACCACCGATGACGCCCTGACCTTGCGCCTCACCCTCACTGGGGATGGAGACATGAAGCGTGTACGGGCACCAAACCTGAACCTGGGCGAAAACTTTGAAGTATACGATCCGCGTACGCTGGATGAAGAGGCCAGTGAAACCGGGGGCTTGCGGGTGTCGCGTAAAACAGTGGAATACCTGATTATGCCCAAAAAAGCTGGACAGTATACCATCCAGCCGGAGTTTTCCTTTTTCAACTCCGAATCAAAACAATACGAGACGCTTAAGGACTACTCTTACCAACTGCGCATACGCAAAGGCAGCGGTAAGGGTATCAGTTCCCGCCGAGATGGTTTGGAAGGACTGGGAGACCTGCGTCCACTCAAGTCTATTACCCACTTGAGCAAGGGCAATGCACCTTTGTTCAACAATCCACTGTTTTGGTTCATCGCCTTGGCACCCTTTTTGGCCTGGAGCGGTACTTGGGCTTATCAATATTTGCGCGCCTTTGGAAAGGAACGCCGCGATCAGATGCGGCTGCAAAAAAGTGCCCGCAAAGTTGCCCTCAATCACCTTAATCATGCCGAACAACACCTGCAAGCGAAACAGAGTCGCGATTTTTACGATGCGGTTTCAAAAGCCATTTTGGGGTATTTGGGCGATAAGCTGAACATTCCTAAGGCCGATTGGTCCAAAGAAAAAATCAGTGCGGGAATGGCCCAATTGAATGTGCAGCCTGAATTGGTGGAACGCCTGCAAAAACTACTGCAAAACTGTGAAATGGCGCTTTTTGCAGGCCAAGCCAATGCCACGGCCATGCAAGAAACGTACACCAATGCGCTGGAAATTTTAACGGCAGTAGAAGACAATAATTAG